Within Ipomoea triloba cultivar NCNSP0323 chromosome 9, ASM357664v1, the genomic segment TTCCTATTAGGCCACGGTGCATTTGCTGGAACTACAGATATTGAGGACATGATAATTTCAGTAGGAGCAATTCTACGCCTATTAGATGACCTTGATGCCACTCAGGTAATGTTGGTTAGTtgtctatatataattattattgtcgCTAGCTAACATGATTGGTGTTGTTTTTGATATGGATTTTTATGAAATCCGTGCAGGGTGAGAAGCAAGATGGAAATGATGCCTCATATGTAGAGTATTACGTAAAAGAACATGAAGGTTTGTCAATAAGTGATGGAAAACAATGCATTATCAATATGGTTTCGGAGCAATGGAAGCTCATAAACAAGCAGTGCCTTTCTCCAACTCCGATTCCAGCATCTTTTAGGAAATCCTGCTTAAATATTGCTAGAATGGTGCCGATGATGTACAACTATAGTGACACTCACTGTTTACCCATTCTCCAGAAACAAATTATGTCCATGTTTTCTACAATCAATGGCGAATCTATTCGGCTACAGTAGCTGGCTTGGGAATTGAAACCGCTGAGATGCATGAGTTATAAGATTATGCAAACTATGATGTACAGTAAATAAAGAACTTGTGAGTATCACGTTAGATTTaagttaattttcttttaaaatgcGAGTAAAAACTAATCATATATTTAGTAAGTGATTATTGTAATGAAATAATGATGTGATATATGGACCAATATGACAATTATTGACCATTTTGGATCTTTGTAATGCTCTTTCTGACGTTTTGGGTCTAAAAGTGGACCCTACTTAAACAGACAAATAGTACGTGAAGCCCACTTTaatagtgtgtatatatatagtggagTGCATTATATTTGTGATATTTTGAGATAGAGCGCTAGCTTTCACCTTTGGCTATTTGCTCCTTCTTGAGCTTGTGGTCCTAGCAGCCTAGCAGGACCACAAGCTCAAGAAGGAGCAAATACCCTAAGGATTGGGAAGTCAAGTTTGAGCATACACTACGGGAATCTAATGATGTTACAGATTGGTTAGTCAAGATTGTTGTTAGAAGACAATGCGACTGAATTGAGTTCCATGATCCTCGGAGAATATTAGGGACAGTGTTGAGATAGAGTTATAAAAGCGATCCAAAAGGATAGCTATTAGTTGTACTGGGTAACCCCCTCcatccctccaaaaaaaaaaaaaaaaaataccctaAGGTGAAAgctttctatctcaaaataTTACACATGTAATgcactcttatatatatatgtcaactATCATGTAGTGTGATGGTATATTGATTATCATTCTAAATGAATAGTCATAAGTTCGAACTCAGATTGTGTAacttaattatttgaaaaagtaaGATATTGATGAACTTAGCCACCAATAATCTTCAAAccactgattttttaaatttggccATTCACTGACCTCTGAACAACAATATGATTCACTGGAAGTATATTATATGCACAGCGAATCATAGGACGGGACTAGAATACATACAACGAATACAATCAAATGAAGCTGGGTTCTTTAAACTGCACGCATCACGTGTTGCACCGCCTGACCCTACACTTGAAATAGGTAtcaattcaattaataattggacacaagaaagaaagagaacaaatataATCAATCTGTTAAGGATAATGAGAACCTACCACATAATTTTCCTTAGCTTGCGTTTTTCCCAACACTGTACTGCACTTGTATAAATTAAACTGTGTCTTTGAATTGAGACCACTCATCAACTACTTCATTTCATCTatctattatctatatataacgTTACCCAGGCCACACTTGCAGATCAGAATTATCATATCCCATGGCATTCCTTCCCTCCCTACTAAATTTCAAACCTCTGCAGCATGAAGTACTGCAGTCTCATGAATCCAGTAGTACTGCTTCTTTGAATGCATCTAATATGGTATGTAtatacgcaaaaaaaaaaaaaagggaaagatAGAAAATGCATGCAGTCCAatccaaattaattaattaagctatatatatgatgatttaATTTGCAGGTGAAATATGATGAGCAGAAACAATTGGAAATGATGAGTCACTTGCTGCTTGAAGCAGACAGTATAAAAGCACTGGTAGTCATCGATACCATGCAGCGCTTTGGCATCGATCACTACTTTGAACATCAAATCACTCAATGTCTAAAGAACCAACATTCTCAACCTCTTCTTTATAACAATAATGCTGATGATGGTCATCTTTACGCAGTTTCACTTCGTTTTCGACTGTTAAGGCAACGAGGTTTCCACGTCCCTGCAGGTACGTACGTACGTTATTGCATTGTcaagaatttatttaattattttttactgaAGTTAATCGCTGaagaatatatatgttgtacAATGTAACAGATGTGTTTAACAGGTTCAAAGGTGAGAATATAAAGTTTAAGAATGCATTGTCGGAAGACATAAGGGGGCTCATGGCTTTGCAAGAAGCTTCACATCTGTGCATAGAAGACGACGGAGACATCTTAGACGAGGCGTTCCTATTTTCTACCAATTTTCTCACCGCAAGATTGCCACATCTTGATGATTTCCAAGCCTCCATGGTTCAAAACACACTGCACTATCCCCATCACAAAAGCTTGCCTCGCTTCATGACAAATCATTACCTTAAACATCATGACCTCAAAAAGGATTGGGAGAAGCTCATAGCAAATTTAGCAATAATGGATTTCAATAAGATGCAACGTATATACCATGAAGAAATCCTTCAAGTTTTCAAGTGAGTtgaatactttaatttatttttaaaaaataatctatatacattttaattaataatttgtggTGCATACTTTTGTCATGTAATATAAGATGGTGGAAAGGACTTTTATCTAAGGAGTTGAAGCTAGCTAGGAAGCAACCGCTCAAGTGGTACATTTGGTCCATGGCTACTGTTACGGATCCATGTTTGTCAAAGCAAAGGATAGAGCTAACCAAGCCAATCTCCCTTGTCTACATTGTGGATGACATTTTTGATGTTTATGGTACAATTGATGAACTTATTCTTTTCACCGAAGCAATAAACATGTGTGTAATACAAAATTTTTTCACTCTACATCTCTCACTTAGTCACTTTTCAAGCTTACTCTCTTCACATAAGTAATCAACAAGCTAAGATGGtctaattgatattttttactttattttaattttattttctatatggACTATAGGTGGGAATTCCCAGAAAcgaaaaaattatcaaattacaTGAGAATGTGTTTCAAGGTAATTCACGAAACCACACATGAGATCAGCAATGTAGTTTACCAAGAGTATGGATGGAATCCTATAGACTATTTGAAAAAAGAGGTAAGCTAGCTAGTGCACAATAATCTTCTTATCTAATTTCGAAGAGCTAAACGTTAGTTATATTTATTAGCATGTTTTAATTTGACGACAGTGGGCAAGTTTGTGCAATGCATTTCTAATCGAGGCAAAGTGGTTTGCCTCTGGGCACTCACCAAAGGCTGATGAGTACTTGAAAAATGGGGTTATAAGCTCGGGAGTACCCATGGTCCTCACCAACCTCTTCATTCGCTTTGGCTACGGTGAATTCGTTGGGACCACAGATATCGAGGACATTATATCTTCAGTAGCCACAATTCTTCGCCTGCTAGACGACCTAGGAACTGCAAAGGTGAATCATAATTGATTattctattaaatatttaaattgatcAAATGTTCTAGCTTGCAAATAACCACAAAGAGATAAACCAACCTAACTAGGTTGtcctcaaatcaagaagaccaatagaCTGTTTTGGTTGAcagtcgaacttgtaactttatATATAGTTACCAAATTAACAGACTAACCAACTTAAAGTAGTTGGGATTTCCCGACAAgcaatatatactttttttgacagtagatatttttcattttgttgtATTATAGGATGAAGAACAAGACGGAAAAGATGGATCTTACATGGAGTACTACATGAAAGAGCAAGAAGGTGGGTCATTAAGTGATGGAAGGCAGCATGTTCTGGATAAGGTTTCCTTACAGTGGAAGCTACTAAATAAGCATTGCCTCTCGCCAAACACAATTCCGACATCATTCAAAACAGCTTGTCTAAATGCAGCGAGATTGATTCCAATGATGTACACTTACGACGACAACCATCGACTTCCTGTCCTTGAAGAGCATGTCAAGTTTATGTTTTCAAACATCAAGGAAAACTTGATGGGGTGAAAGTGATTATAAATTCagtatttttgtttatatatttgcTAGATGATTTATGTGATTTCGGCATTGGATTAGTGTTAGAAATATTAATGGAACAAACTACATGCTTGGCAACTATGTATTATCTCAATCACTTTATTATGGATGAGCTATATATCATTtactctaaaataaaataaaatacaaataaatagtaGAAAATAAATAGGCCCGCAAAATTTTTATGTACTACCTATAAAGGTGaaaatcatgattttttttttcaatgtcaAACTAATTTTCACTATGATTTTCGATTGATTGCACATGTAAATTTGTAGAGAGCTTAGATTTTGAGAGCTCATCATTGAACTCAAGGATGAAGGTGCTTAGGTTGTTCCTCCATGGAGTTTTTATAGTTGAAGATTGTTAGTGTTTACTTTGTAAACTCCTTTATACATAATTGGCAAATATAATAGGTTAAGATTTAATGTTGTTGGTTCGTGATTGACTAAAGATCTAGTAAAATAGAACCTACAACAGATGTGTCAAACACTATTtcagaaaattattttacaGCTGGATGAAGAAATAACCCTCCTGGGGTATTGTACAAGATTATCattatttaattgaaaattcagattattttctcaattaaaaCTTCAAGAGTGAAAGAGTAATTGGACTACATGAAAATAGCGTGATATGTAACCTCATCAAAATtcagagtatatatattatatattttagagAGAAGGGAGTTATGGAGAGATTATGAAAATTGACCAAAAAACCTCTGTCTACAAATTTCACAACAAATACTctgaaaatatattttctcaaaatattcatatagAATGTGGACCTCATTGATTTTGAAGAGAAAAAACTCAAATGATTTTACCACTTGAAGGTCCGTACTCCATATTATCACTTCATAATATCATTTAATGCAACAACTAACCAGCCCTACCGACACTTAAATTTGTTACATgtgaatttcattttcattccaGAATGTCAGAgttccactaccaaacaaacaGATGTAGATAGAATTAAATTAGTGGcaagaaagaatatatttgatACTAGGCGCTACTCGGACGGGAGATTAGCGCCTAGGCAGTCTAGGCgatgcactatatatatatatatatatatatataggggcgcgcTCCCATGCATGCGAACTGCTGCCCAAG encodes:
- the LOC116029233 gene encoding (3S,6E)-nerolidol synthase 1-like codes for the protein MSHLLLEADSIKALVVIDTMQRFGIDHYFEHQITQCLKNQHSQPLLYNNNADDGHLYAVSLRFRLLRQRGFHVPADVFNRFKGENIKFKNALSEDIRGLMALQEASHLCIEDDGDILDEAFLFSTNFLTARLPHLDDFQASMVQNTLHYPHHKSLPRFMTNHYLKHHDLKKDWEKLIANLAIMDFNKMQRIYHEEILQVFKWWKGLLSKELKLARKQPLKWYIWSMATVTDPCLSKQRIELTKPISLVYIVDDIFDVYGTIDELILFTEAINMWEFPETKKLSNYMRMCFKVIHETTHEISNVVYQEYGWNPIDYLKKEWASLCNAFLIEAKWFASGHSPKADEYLKNGVISSGVPMVLTNLFIRFGYGEFVGTTDIEDIISSVATILRLLDDLGTAKDEEQDGKDGSYMEYYMKEQEGGSLSDGRQHVLDKVSLQWKLLNKHCLSPNTIPTSFKTACLNAARLIPMMYTYDDNHRLPVLEEHVKFMFSNIKENLMG